A window of Verrucomicrobiia bacterium contains these coding sequences:
- a CDS encoding DUF192 domain-containing protein, giving the protein MSRWLFVSIFIFWTITGCSSHQEELQILKIDQKELKIELADSPQEWAKGLMYRKTLPKNQGMLFAFPQARRASFWMQNTYVPLSIAFINREGEILEIHDMQPLDATPIQSLSSDIWFALEVNQGWFERNGVEVGDKIEVKHKK; this is encoded by the coding sequence GGTTATTTGTAAGTATCTTTATTTTTTGGACCATCACAGGTTGTTCATCTCACCAAGAAGAACTGCAAATTTTAAAGATTGATCAAAAAGAGTTAAAAATCGAGCTCGCCGATTCACCACAAGAATGGGCCAAAGGGCTCATGTATCGAAAAACGCTACCTAAAAATCAAGGCATGCTTTTTGCATTTCCTCAAGCGCGGCGCGCTTCGTTTTGGATGCAAAACACTTATGTGCCACTCTCCATTGCTTTCATCAATCGCGAAGGCGAAATTCTCGAAATTCATGATATGCAGCCTTTGGATGCCACGCCAATTCAAAGTTTAAGCAGCGATATTTGGTTTGCTCTGGAAGTAAATCAAGGCTGGTTTGAACGGAATGGAGTCGAAGTTGGCGATAAAATAGAAGTGAAACATAAGAAATAA